One stretch of Desulfocurvus vexinensis DSM 17965 DNA includes these proteins:
- a CDS encoding response regulator produces the protein MHDETIRVLIIDDHPMFREGLKAILKRDPRYEVVAEAGNGREGLEAAARRRPDMALVDISLPDINGIRLTRELKQLVAGVRVVIVSMHSKIEHIAEAFKAGASGYLVKESASDGLLKGLETVARGEYFLDSSVSPTVVESLMTSPLQKGVSRDADYGTLTPREQEIMRYLAEGLSSKEIAEKLFISPKTAENHRANLMKKLNLHSNVELIRYAARLGLIDLDLWIDSGEPV, from the coding sequence ATGCACGATGAGACCATCCGCGTCCTGATCATCGACGACCACCCCATGTTCCGCGAGGGTCTCAAGGCCATCCTCAAGCGCGACCCGCGCTACGAGGTGGTGGCCGAGGCGGGCAACGGGCGCGAGGGCCTGGAGGCCGCCGCCCGCCGTCGCCCCGACATGGCCCTGGTGGACATCTCCCTGCCCGACATCAACGGCATCCGCCTGACCCGCGAGCTCAAGCAGCTTGTGGCCGGGGTGCGCGTGGTCATCGTCAGCATGCACTCCAAGATCGAGCACATCGCCGAGGCCTTCAAGGCCGGAGCCTCGGGCTACCTGGTCAAGGAGTCGGCCTCCGACGGCCTGCTCAAGGGCCTGGAAACCGTGGCCCGGGGCGAATACTTCCTGGACAGCTCGGTGTCGCCCACGGTGGTGGAAAGCCTGATGACCTCGCCGCTGCAAAAGGGCGTCTCGCGCGACGCCGACTACGGCACCCTGACCCCGCGTGAGCAGGAGATCATGCGCTACCTGGCCGAGGGGCTCTCGTCCAAGGAGATCGCCGAGAAGCTCTTCATCAGCCCCAAGACCGCCGAGAACCACCGCGCCAACCTCATGAAGAAGCTCAACCTGCACAGCAACGTCGAGCTGATCCGCTACGCCGCCCGCCTGGGCCTCATCGACCTGGACCTGTGGATCGACTCCGGGGAGCCCGTCTAG